A genomic window from Pseudonocardia broussonetiae includes:
- a CDS encoding aromatic-ring-hydroxylating dioxygenase subunit beta, with the protein MSSVVDLDIRTVERFLYREARLADEHRYEEWEALWTDDALYWVPAGSDDADPMTRMSVVHDNRNRIATRIKQFRTGRRHSQIPASRLRRVVSNVEVLDEAVGEDVVVEANFVLVESRERGTHVWAGRCTYRLRLVDGELRMSYKKVALVDNARVLPTMSFLI; encoded by the coding sequence ATGAGCTCCGTCGTGGACCTCGACATCCGGACGGTCGAGCGCTTCCTCTACCGCGAGGCCCGGCTCGCCGACGAGCACCGCTACGAGGAGTGGGAGGCGCTCTGGACCGACGACGCCCTCTACTGGGTGCCCGCCGGGTCCGACGACGCCGACCCGATGACGCGGATGTCGGTGGTGCACGACAACCGCAACCGCATCGCCACGCGGATCAAGCAGTTCCGCACGGGGCGGCGGCACTCGCAGATCCCGGCGTCGCGGCTGCGGCGGGTGGTGTCCAACGTGGAGGTCCTCGACGAGGCCGTGGGCGAGGACGTGGTGGTGGAGGCCAACTTCGTGCTCGTCGAGTCGCGCGAGCGGGGCACGCACGTGTGGGCCGGGCGCTGCACCTACCGGCTGCGGCTCGTCGACGGGGAGCTGCGGATGTCGTACAAGAAGGTCGCGCTCGTCGACAACGCGCGCGTCCTGCCGACGATGTCGTTCCTCATCTGA
- a CDS encoding aromatic ring-hydroxylating oxygenase subunit alpha, producing MTHADTRARYDELVQPERVHGSLYTSPEVFADELARIWYSTWVYVGHVSEVAKPNDYVRKAIGPQDVIMSRSADGEVHLLLNRCAHRGNLVCEAAAGNSSSFRCAYHGWTYRNSGELVGYPFHQGYGGRGKLDLGLGRVPRVAVHQGFVFGSFAPDGPSLAEHLGDAAGEIDRLVRLSPEGEIELTAGWLQHRARANWKLLAENETDGYHPQFVHASIFSVAESGIGALYGEKSSAVTRAFGHGHSENDLRPEFRRLGAPLGWFGTTEERMPGYVAAMRAAHGEAAQEILVEGAPHVMIFPNLFIAEIQMFTIQPLAHDVTVQHVTAVQLKGAPEMNRRMLQQCVGSVGPAGLLLADDTEMYERNQVGLGELRPEWVDVRRGSHREHVDERGHTVGGATDETAMRGFWAHYRELMTR from the coding sequence GTGACTCACGCCGACACCCGGGCGCGCTACGACGAGCTCGTGCAGCCCGAGCGCGTGCACGGCTCGCTCTACACCTCGCCCGAGGTCTTCGCCGACGAGTTGGCGCGCATCTGGTACTCCACCTGGGTCTACGTCGGCCACGTCAGCGAGGTCGCGAAGCCGAACGACTACGTGCGCAAGGCCATCGGGCCGCAGGACGTGATCATGAGCCGCAGCGCCGACGGCGAGGTGCACCTGCTGCTCAACCGCTGCGCGCACCGCGGCAACCTCGTCTGCGAGGCCGCCGCCGGCAACTCCAGCTCCTTCCGCTGCGCCTACCACGGCTGGACCTACCGCAACTCCGGCGAGCTCGTCGGCTACCCGTTCCACCAGGGCTACGGCGGCCGCGGCAAGCTCGATCTGGGGCTGGGTCGCGTGCCGCGCGTCGCCGTCCACCAGGGGTTCGTCTTCGGCAGCTTCGCCCCCGACGGCCCGTCGCTGGCCGAGCACCTGGGCGACGCCGCGGGCGAGATCGACCGGCTCGTGCGCCTCTCGCCCGAGGGCGAGATCGAGCTGACGGCCGGCTGGCTGCAGCACCGGGCGCGCGCCAACTGGAAGCTCCTGGCCGAGAACGAGACCGACGGTTACCACCCGCAGTTCGTCCACGCCTCGATCTTCAGCGTCGCCGAGAGCGGGATCGGAGCGCTGTACGGGGAGAAGTCGAGCGCCGTCACCCGCGCGTTCGGCCACGGGCACAGCGAGAACGACCTGCGCCCGGAGTTCCGCCGGCTCGGGGCGCCGCTGGGCTGGTTCGGCACCACCGAGGAGCGGATGCCCGGCTACGTCGCGGCGATGCGCGCGGCGCACGGGGAGGCGGCGCAGGAGATCCTCGTCGAGGGCGCCCCGCACGTGATGATCTTCCCGAACCTGTTCATCGCCGAGATCCAGATGTTCACGATCCAGCCGCTCGCGCACGACGTCACCGTCCAGCACGTCACGGCGGTGCAGCTCAAGGGTGCACCCGAGATGAACCGGCGGATGCTGCAGCAGTGCGTCGGCTCGGTCGGGCCCGCGGGGCTGCTGCTGGCCGACGACACCGAGATGTACGAGCGCAACCAGGTGGGCCTGGGCGAGCTGCGGCCGGAGTGGGTCGACGTGCGGCGGGGGTCGCACCGCGAGCACGTCGACGAGCGCGGCCACACCGTCGGCGGCGCCACCGACGAGACCGCGATGCGCGGCTTCTGGGCGCACTACCGGGAGCTGATGACGCGATGA
- a CDS encoding AMP-binding protein yields MHPGSVAQTVPDRPAIVLAESGESRTYAELDDRSARLAALLRARGVAPGDTVLLLLGNDVRWGEVPWACWRSGLYLGAANRHLTADELVPVLEEAAPRAVVTSVDLAPTVREAAARAGLGDDVLWLVVGSGGHDDYDTALDATPRDPGLVETLGGRLLFSSGTTGRPKPFRVHPQDRHPADAPVRSGGLMRSLGFDDTGNVLLVPGPAYHAGPLGFLQSVHQLGGTVVLMERFDAEGALAAIERHGVTHSQWVPTMFVRLLRLPEAVRTRYDLSTHRVAVHAAAPCPPDVKRAVLDWWGPIVHEYYGASEGYGRTTIGPHEWLAHPGSVGRSVESAVHVADAEGRLLPPGEVGTVWFARPGAADPARADDGTADLAATPGWGTVGDLGRLDDDGYLYLTGRLGQTIITGGVNVYPREIEDALALHPAVDDVAVLGVPDPEFGEQVKAVVVPSPAARPGDDLAAELIAHCRTRLAGFKCPRTVDFVDALPRSDAGKILLQPLRDRYRPVETT; encoded by the coding sequence GTGCACCCCGGCAGCGTCGCCCAGACGGTCCCCGACCGTCCGGCCATCGTCCTCGCGGAGAGCGGGGAGTCCCGCACCTACGCGGAGCTCGACGACCGCAGCGCGCGGCTCGCCGCCCTGCTGCGCGCCCGCGGCGTGGCCCCCGGCGACACCGTCCTGCTGCTCCTGGGCAACGACGTGCGCTGGGGCGAGGTGCCGTGGGCCTGCTGGCGCAGCGGCCTCTACCTCGGCGCGGCCAACCGCCACCTCACCGCCGACGAGCTGGTGCCCGTGCTCGAGGAGGCCGCGCCGCGCGCCGTCGTCACGTCGGTGGACCTGGCGCCGACCGTCCGCGAGGCCGCCGCGCGGGCGGGGCTGGGCGACGACGTCCTGTGGCTGGTCGTGGGCTCGGGCGGCCACGACGACTACGACACCGCCCTCGACGCCACCCCGCGCGATCCCGGCCTCGTCGAGACGCTCGGCGGGCGCCTGCTGTTCAGCTCGGGCACGACCGGGCGGCCCAAGCCGTTCCGGGTGCACCCGCAGGACCGCCACCCCGCCGACGCCCCCGTCCGCTCCGGCGGCCTGATGCGCTCGCTCGGCTTCGACGACACCGGCAACGTCCTGCTCGTCCCCGGCCCGGCCTACCACGCGGGCCCGCTCGGCTTCCTGCAGTCGGTGCACCAGCTCGGCGGCACCGTCGTGCTCATGGAGCGGTTCGACGCCGAGGGCGCGCTCGCCGCGATCGAGCGCCACGGCGTCACGCACAGCCAGTGGGTGCCGACGATGTTCGTGCGGCTGCTGCGCCTGCCCGAGGCGGTGCGCACGCGCTACGACCTCTCGACCCACCGCGTCGCCGTGCACGCCGCCGCGCCCTGTCCGCCGGACGTCAAGCGGGCGGTGCTCGACTGGTGGGGCCCGATCGTCCACGAGTACTACGGCGCGAGCGAGGGCTACGGCCGCACCACGATCGGCCCGCACGAGTGGCTGGCCCACCCCGGTTCGGTCGGGCGGTCGGTGGAGAGCGCGGTGCACGTCGCCGACGCCGAGGGCCGGCTGCTGCCGCCCGGCGAGGTGGGGACGGTGTGGTTCGCCCGGCCCGGCGCCGCCGACCCCGCCCGTGCCGACGACGGCACCGCCGACCTCGCCGCGACGCCGGGCTGGGGCACCGTCGGCGACCTCGGCCGCCTCGACGACGACGGCTACCTGTACCTCACCGGCCGCCTCGGCCAGACGATCATCACCGGCGGCGTCAACGTCTACCCGCGCGAGATCGAGGACGCCCTGGCGCTGCACCCCGCCGTCGACGACGTCGCGGTGCTCGGCGTGCCCGACCCCGAGTTCGGGGAGCAGGTGAAGGCCGTCGTCGTGCCCTCCCCCGCAGCGCGGCCCGGCGACGACCTGGCCGCGGAGCTGATCGCCCACTGCCGCACGCGTCTCGCCGGCTTCAAGTGCCCCCGCACGGTCGACTTCGTCGACGCCCTGCCCCGCAGCGACGCCGGGAAGATCCTGCTGCAGCCCCTTCGTGACCGCTACCGGCCCGTGGAGACGACCTGA
- a CDS encoding pyruvate, phosphate dikinase has product MTTTTATLGLYAFDHPHDRPPRQLADLLGGKGAGLAEMTSVLGLPVPPGFTIALPVCRAYREGGWPDGLDAAVEEHCAALEARIGRRLGDPADPLLVAVRSGAPRSMPGMLDTVLNLGLNDETVEGLAAVSGDAAFAWDSYRRFLTMYATTVLGVDAGALGHAPAPVGAEALRGRVAEIRDVLARLGATVPQDPRAQLRGAVEAVFRSWDSPRAQTYRAREGIDGDVGTAVNVQAMVFGNLDDASGTGVVFTRDPSTGANRPYGDFLPRAQGEDVVAGTARTLTLDDMAAHLPGAHADLLGHLARLERHYRDMCDVEFTVERGTLWILQTRVGKRGAVAAVRLAAQMVDDPAIALTPAEAAARVTDDERQRARGEVVAAARQGAIAGAVATGLGASPGRVSGAAVLDADAAADSEGDVILVRPETSPEDVHGMSVSVGILTSTGGLVSHAAVVARGWGIPAVVGAAELVVGAAEVTTADGAVVFRAGDLITIDGTTGEVWLGGAADGGAADLTDDEIVERDLPELLRLRHP; this is encoded by the coding sequence GTGACGACGACAACGGCGACGCTCGGGCTCTACGCGTTCGACCATCCGCACGACCGGCCCCCGCGCCAGCTCGCCGACCTGCTGGGCGGCAAGGGCGCGGGGCTCGCAGAGATGACCTCGGTGCTCGGCCTCCCGGTCCCGCCCGGCTTCACGATCGCGCTGCCGGTGTGCCGGGCGTACCGCGAGGGCGGCTGGCCGGACGGTCTCGACGCCGCCGTCGAGGAGCACTGCGCGGCGCTGGAGGCGCGGATCGGGCGGCGCCTGGGCGACCCGGCCGACCCGCTGCTCGTCGCGGTGCGCAGCGGCGCCCCGCGCTCGATGCCGGGGATGCTCGACACCGTCCTCAACCTGGGGCTGAACGACGAGACCGTCGAGGGGCTGGCCGCGGTCTCCGGCGACGCCGCCTTCGCCTGGGACAGCTACCGCCGCTTCCTCACCATGTACGCGACCACCGTCCTCGGCGTGGACGCCGGCGCGCTCGGGCACGCCCCGGCCCCGGTGGGCGCCGAGGCACTGCGGGGGCGCGTCGCGGAGATCCGGGACGTGCTCGCGCGGCTCGGGGCGACCGTGCCGCAGGACCCGCGCGCGCAGCTGCGCGGCGCGGTCGAGGCCGTGTTCCGCAGCTGGGACAGCCCGCGCGCGCAGACCTACCGCGCCCGCGAGGGCATCGACGGCGACGTCGGCACCGCCGTGAACGTGCAGGCCATGGTCTTCGGCAACCTCGACGACGCCTCGGGCACCGGCGTCGTGTTCACCCGTGACCCGTCCACCGGGGCGAACCGCCCCTACGGCGACTTCCTTCCCCGCGCGCAGGGCGAGGACGTCGTCGCCGGAACCGCCCGCACGCTCACCCTCGACGACATGGCCGCGCACCTGCCCGGCGCGCACGCCGACCTCCTCGGGCACCTCGCCCGGCTGGAGCGCCACTACCGCGACATGTGCGACGTCGAGTTCACCGTCGAGCGCGGCACCCTGTGGATCCTGCAGACCCGCGTCGGCAAGCGCGGCGCGGTGGCGGCGGTGCGGCTGGCCGCGCAGATGGTCGACGACCCCGCGATCGCGCTGACCCCCGCCGAGGCCGCGGCCCGCGTCACCGACGACGAGCGGCAACGGGCGCGGGGCGAGGTCGTCGCGGCGGCGAGGCAGGGCGCGATCGCCGGTGCGGTCGCGACCGGCCTCGGGGCGTCGCCGGGGCGGGTGAGCGGAGCCGCTGTGCTCGACGCCGACGCGGCGGCCGACTCCGAGGGCGACGTCATCCTCGTCCGGCCCGAGACCAGCCCCGAGGACGTGCACGGCATGTCGGTCTCGGTCGGCATCCTCACCAGCACGGGCGGGCTCGTCAGCCACGCGGCCGTCGTCGCGCGCGGCTGGGGCATCCCCGCCGTCGTCGGTGCGGCGGAGCTCGTCGTGGGGGCGGCGGAGGTGACGACGGCCGACGGCGCCGTGGTGTTCCGCGCGGGCGACCTCATCACGATCGACGGGACCACCGGCGAGGTGTGGTTGGGCGGTGCGGCCGACGGCGGGGCCGCGGACCTCACCGACGACGAGATCGTGGAGCGGGACCTGCCGGAGCTGCTGCGGCTCCGCCACCCGTGA
- a CDS encoding histidine phosphatase family protein codes for MELLLIRHGRPRPEESATGAGVDPPLTEPGRAEADLLGRYLAAETGPDVVYTSPMRRARETAEAITARSVVPLTVDDRLREFDHGATSYTPPELSTAGPEARRTLWRALETGVWGAHTFDPDEFEARVAAAFTDIIAAHTSSVVAVVCHSGVINSFLGTVLRRPRGMFFQPAYTSISRVAASRDGRRQLLTLNETSHLQLAAVHEPRRS; via the coding sequence ATGGAGCTGCTGCTCATCCGCCACGGCCGGCCCCGGCCCGAGGAGTCGGCCACCGGTGCGGGCGTCGACCCGCCGCTGACCGAGCCCGGCCGCGCCGAGGCCGACCTGCTCGGCCGCTACCTCGCGGCCGAGACCGGACCCGACGTCGTCTACACGAGCCCGATGCGCCGCGCGCGGGAGACGGCCGAGGCGATCACCGCCCGCAGCGTCGTCCCGCTCACCGTCGACGACCGCCTGCGCGAGTTCGACCACGGCGCCACCAGCTACACCCCGCCCGAGCTGAGCACCGCGGGCCCGGAGGCGCGGCGCACGCTGTGGCGGGCGCTGGAGACCGGGGTGTGGGGCGCGCACACGTTCGACCCCGACGAGTTCGAGGCGCGCGTCGCCGCCGCGTTCACCGACATCATCGCCGCGCACACGTCGTCGGTGGTGGCGGTCGTGTGCCACTCCGGGGTGATCAACTCCTTCCTCGGCACCGTCCTGCGCCGCCCGCGTGGCATGTTCTTCCAGCCCGCGTACACCTCGATCAGCCGCGTCGCCGCCTCCCGCGACGGCCGCCGCCAGCTGCTCACCCTGAACGAGACCAGCCACCTCCAGCTCGCCGCGGTGCACGAGCCGCGGCGGTCCTGA
- a CDS encoding enoyl-CoA hydratase/isomerase family protein, whose protein sequence is MKLIDTGQVLLDLDDDGVGHLRLNRPEASNGMDVPFLRALYDAVMRAHGEPGLRVLLLTGEGRNFCAGGDVKTFASKGDALPDYLREATSWLQISVQGLLGLQAPVVTAVQGFAAGGGGFGLVCASDIVLAAESARFMSGATRVGMAPDAGSSVTLPQIVGVRKAMEIFLTNPTLTAADALDIGLVTRVVPDADLHDEALALARTLAAGAPKALAATKRLVWSGLGGRVEAQLPEEARTVAELSGTADSLEGLAAVIERRAPRFTGN, encoded by the coding sequence ATGAAGCTCATCGACACGGGGCAGGTCCTGCTCGACCTCGACGACGACGGCGTCGGGCACCTGCGCCTCAACCGGCCCGAGGCGTCCAACGGCATGGACGTGCCGTTCCTGCGCGCCCTCTACGACGCGGTCATGCGCGCGCACGGCGAGCCGGGCCTGCGGGTCCTGCTGCTCACCGGGGAGGGCCGCAACTTCTGCGCGGGCGGCGACGTGAAGACGTTCGCGAGCAAGGGCGACGCACTGCCCGACTACCTGCGCGAGGCCACGTCCTGGCTGCAGATCTCGGTGCAGGGCCTGCTCGGCCTGCAGGCGCCGGTGGTCACGGCGGTGCAGGGCTTCGCCGCGGGCGGGGGCGGGTTCGGGCTGGTCTGCGCGTCCGACATCGTGCTGGCGGCGGAGTCGGCGCGGTTCATGTCGGGCGCCACGCGCGTCGGGATGGCGCCGGACGCCGGGTCCTCGGTGACGCTGCCGCAGATCGTCGGAGTGCGGAAGGCGATGGAGATCTTCCTGACCAACCCGACGCTGACGGCCGCCGACGCCCTCGACATCGGCCTGGTCACCCGCGTGGTCCCCGACGCCGACCTGCACGACGAGGCCCTCGCCCTGGCCCGCACCCTGGCCGCGGGCGCGCCGAAGGCCCTGGCCGCCACCAAGCGCCTGGTGTGGTCGGGCCTCGGGGGCCGGGTGGAGGCGCAGCTGCCCGAGGAGGCCCGCACGGTGGCGGAGCTGTCGGGCACGGCCGACTCCCTCGAGGGCCTGGCCGCGGTGATCGAGAGGCGGGCGCCGAGGTTCACCGGGAACTGA
- a CDS encoding enoyl-CoA hydratase/isomerase family protein — MTAPVLLRVEGPVAHVTLNRPHARNAITLELAAALHAALADAAERADVVVVRGAGGHFCAGGDFHEVSRLREEGPEALRPLFETFVRACELIAELPVPVVAVVEGVAMAGGFELVQSVDIAVVRDDAVLADNHANFGMIPGGGGSQRLPRIVGTQRALGHLLTGDRLTGAEAAAWGLVYRSLPAEEFERGAADLVANLTGKDRAALARTKHLVRSGLRGSLRDGLAAETASTLEHLAGEQAGAGIGRFTGRER, encoded by the coding sequence GTGACCGCCCCCGTGCTGCTGCGCGTCGAGGGTCCGGTCGCGCACGTGACGCTGAACCGGCCGCACGCGCGCAACGCGATCACCCTGGAGCTGGCCGCCGCGCTGCACGCGGCCCTGGCCGACGCCGCCGAGCGCGCCGACGTCGTCGTCGTCCGCGGGGCGGGCGGGCACTTCTGCGCGGGCGGTGACTTCCACGAGGTCTCCCGGCTCCGCGAGGAGGGTCCCGAGGCGCTGCGGCCGCTGTTCGAGACGTTCGTGCGGGCGTGCGAGCTGATCGCGGAGCTGCCGGTGCCGGTCGTCGCCGTGGTCGAGGGCGTCGCGATGGCGGGCGGGTTCGAGCTGGTGCAGTCCGTCGACATCGCGGTGGTCCGCGACGACGCCGTGCTCGCCGACAACCACGCCAACTTCGGCATGATCCCGGGTGGCGGCGGGTCGCAGCGGCTGCCGCGCATCGTCGGGACGCAGCGAGCCCTGGGCCACCTCCTCACCGGCGACCGGCTGACCGGAGCCGAGGCCGCCGCGTGGGGCCTGGTCTACCGGTCGCTGCCGGCGGAGGAGTTCGAGCGGGGCGCTGCCGACCTGGTCGCGAACCTCACGGGCAAGGACCGGGCCGCGCTGGCCCGCACCAAGCATCTCGTCCGCTCCGGCCTGCGCGGCTCGCTGCGCGACGGGCTCGCGGCCGAGACCGCATCGACCCTCGAGCACCTGGCGGGGGAGCAGGCCGGCGCCGGGATCGGCCGGTTCACGGGAAGGGAACGATGA
- a CDS encoding MarR family transcriptional regulator: protein MRTDDDPTATPTDTDPRLLVLHLLRLGGFVAADRVARGTGLDVDVVTGILETARADGLATERSGRISGWVLTPDGRAAHAALLAEELDRRGAQAAVEEASTAFLALNEPFKALCTRWQMLPDGSINDHGDAAYDASVVEDLGPVHERVVALTARLAGTLPRYDRYPRAFTAARERLLAGDRKAFAAPLSESYHDAWMELHQDLLSTLGRERSAADGH from the coding sequence GTGCGCACCGACGACGATCCCACCGCCACCCCCACCGACACCGACCCGCGGCTGCTCGTGCTGCACCTGCTGCGCCTGGGCGGGTTCGTCGCGGCCGACCGCGTCGCGCGCGGCACCGGGCTCGACGTCGACGTCGTCACCGGCATCCTGGAGACCGCCCGCGCCGACGGCCTGGCCACCGAGCGCTCGGGCCGGATCAGCGGCTGGGTGCTCACCCCGGACGGCCGGGCGGCGCACGCGGCCCTGCTCGCCGAGGAGCTGGACCGGCGCGGGGCGCAGGCCGCCGTGGAGGAGGCGAGCACGGCGTTCCTCGCGCTCAACGAGCCGTTCAAGGCGCTGTGCACGCGCTGGCAGATGCTCCCCGACGGCTCGATCAACGACCACGGCGACGCGGCGTACGACGCGTCCGTCGTCGAGGACCTGGGGCCGGTGCACGAGCGGGTCGTCGCCCTCACCGCCCGGCTCGCCGGGACCCTGCCCCGCTACGACCGCTACCCGCGCGCCTTCACCGCCGCCCGCGAGCGGCTCCTCGCGGGCGACCGGAAGGCGTTCGCCGCGCCGCTGTCGGAGAGCTACCACGACGCGTGGATGGAGCTGCACCAGGACCTGCTCAGCACCCTGGGCCGCGAGCGGTCCGCGGCGGACGGGCACTGA
- a CDS encoding cytochrome P450: protein MATTRVCPGAQTGPVPHGSGAPDDGPDEFDLLDTRLFADDRDGDVFRRLREDSPLFWNPGPGDEAGFWSLTRYADIEAVAKDATRFGNGEGTQIPSRRAEGNGPRQIHNMDAPDHGPMRRLLTSTFMPRAVEKLAGRVEEVTTALLDEALELGEFDFVKVISSRLPLLVFAPMLGVPTEDADLLLRWTNESSSEDPEYSAGPETAAKAREELFAYYAALSEERRGCPREDIVSTLVQSRFRDAPLTQDWLNPYYMVLTVAGNETTRNLLSGSVAVLGQRDLWPRLREGGPELLRTGIEEMVRWMSPVVHMRRTATTDVELHGRTVKAGEKVVLWFSSANRDERQFEAPEEFRLDRTPNRHLGFGAGPHFCLGAHLARMETRVFYEQLIARDIHVELLGEPDRLLSNWFRGIKRLPVRMTQGRR from the coding sequence ATGGCCACGACGAGGGTGTGCCCCGGGGCGCAGACGGGTCCGGTGCCCCACGGGAGCGGGGCGCCCGACGACGGGCCGGACGAGTTCGACCTGCTCGACACCCGGCTGTTCGCCGACGACCGCGACGGCGACGTGTTCCGCCGGCTGCGCGAGGACTCGCCGCTGTTCTGGAACCCCGGACCCGGCGACGAGGCCGGCTTCTGGTCGCTCACCCGCTACGCCGACATCGAGGCCGTCGCCAAGGACGCCACCCGGTTCGGCAACGGCGAGGGCACGCAGATCCCCAGCCGCCGCGCCGAGGGGAACGGGCCGCGGCAGATCCACAACATGGACGCCCCCGACCACGGCCCGATGCGCCGCCTGCTCACCAGCACCTTCATGCCCCGCGCGGTCGAGAAGCTGGCCGGGCGCGTGGAGGAGGTCACCACGGCGCTGCTCGACGAGGCCCTCGAGCTGGGCGAGTTCGACTTCGTCAAGGTGATCTCCTCGCGGCTGCCGCTGCTGGTGTTCGCCCCGATGCTCGGCGTCCCCACCGAGGACGCCGACCTGCTGCTGCGCTGGACCAACGAGTCCAGCAGCGAGGACCCGGAGTACTCGGCCGGGCCCGAGACGGCCGCGAAGGCCCGCGAGGAGCTGTTCGCCTACTACGCCGCCCTCAGCGAGGAGCGCCGCGGCTGCCCGCGCGAGGACATCGTCAGCACGCTGGTGCAGTCGCGGTTCCGGGACGCGCCGCTCACGCAGGACTGGCTCAACCCCTACTACATGGTGCTGACGGTCGCGGGCAACGAGACGACCCGCAACCTGCTCAGCGGCTCGGTCGCCGTGCTCGGGCAGCGGGACCTGTGGCCGCGGCTGCGCGAGGGCGGCCCGGAGCTGCTGCGCACCGGCATCGAGGAGATGGTGCGCTGGATGTCGCCGGTGGTGCACATGCGCCGCACCGCCACCACCGACGTCGAGCTGCACGGGCGGACGGTGAAGGCGGGGGAGAAGGTCGTCCTGTGGTTCTCCTCGGCCAACCGCGACGAGCGGCAGTTCGAGGCGCCCGAGGAGTTCCGGCTCGACCGCACGCCCAACCGGCACCTCGGGTTCGGCGCCGGCCCGCACTTCTGCCTCGGCGCGCACCTCGCACGCATGGAGACCCGCGTCTTCTACGAGCAGCTCATCGCGCGCGACATCCACGTCGAGCTGCTCGGCGAGCCCGACCGCCTGCTGTCCAACTGGTTCCGCGGCATCAAGCGGCTGCCGGTGCGGATGACGCAGGGCCGCCGGTGA
- a CDS encoding SDR family oxidoreductase: protein MSSHPTGTGSRRVVVTGAASGIGAALAARLVAAGHEVIGVDRAPATIPDGAVRVTCDLADPASVAAAVGEIDGIGAGPLHGLAAVAGVPGTAPPETVYAVNLLGLRRLTEALLPRLADGGAIVLLSSMAGYRGTATDEEAAALVALPDDVLAARLAALGLAGPEAYQLSKQLVQRYALDLAARLHPRAVRATSISPGPVQTPILADFRATMPSLDVAAELVGRHARPEEVAAVVEFALSPEASWLNGVDLRLDGGLTALRSTTATR, encoded by the coding sequence ATGTCCAGCCACCCCACCGGCACCGGGAGCCGGCGCGTCGTCGTCACCGGAGCGGCGTCGGGCATCGGCGCGGCGCTGGCCGCCCGCCTCGTCGCCGCCGGGCACGAGGTGATCGGTGTCGACCGCGCGCCCGCCACGATCCCGGACGGCGCCGTCCGCGTCACCTGCGACCTGGCCGATCCGGCGTCGGTGGCCGCGGCGGTCGGCGAGATCGACGGGATCGGCGCGGGCCCTCTGCACGGCCTCGCCGCCGTCGCGGGCGTCCCGGGCACGGCGCCCCCGGAGACGGTCTACGCCGTCAACCTCCTGGGCCTGCGCCGGCTCACCGAGGCGCTCCTCCCCCGCCTGGCCGACGGCGGCGCGATCGTGCTGCTGTCCTCGATGGCGGGCTACCGGGGCACGGCGACCGACGAGGAGGCGGCCGCGCTGGTCGCCCTGCCCGACGACGTGCTCGCCGCCCGCCTGGCCGCCCTCGGCCTGGCCGGACCGGAGGCCTACCAGCTCTCCAAGCAGCTGGTGCAGCGCTACGCGCTCGACCTGGCGGCCCGGCTGCACCCCCGGGCCGTGCGCGCCACGAGCATCAGCCCGGGACCGGTGCAGACGCCGATCCTCGCCGACTTCCGCGCCACGATGCCCTCGCTCGACGTCGCGGCCGAGCTGGTCGGGCGGCACGCGCGGCCCGAGGAGGTCGCCGCCGTGGTGGAGTTCGCGCTCTCGCCGGAGGCGTCCTGGCTCAACGGCGTCGACCTGCGGCTCGACGGCGGCCTCACCGCGCTGCGCTCCACTACTGCGACTCGCTAG